A stretch of DNA from Pseudoalteromonas ruthenica:
AACCATTGGTATTCTAGCGTTAGGAGCCTTGGCATTTTCTATTGGCACGGCGTCAGGTGTATTCATGGCAAAAGGGCTGAATAGATTATCGTCATCACCCATTAACCCCTTAGTAGGGGCAGCCGGTGTATCTGCTGTGCCTATGGCTGCTCGCGTGGTCAATAAGGTTGGCTTGGAAAACAACCCACATAACTTTTTATTGATGCATGCCATGGGGCCAAACGTTGCTGGCGTTCTTGGTAGCGCTGTGGCTGCAGGTATTTTACTGGCTTTGGTGGGCTAACCTCTGCCGAGAAATTTATCTATTTAGGCACTTCCTAGCCATTTGCGCGTCCTATTCGAATTCGGTGGGGCGCGCTTTTTTATGGCTGAGGCCGGTTTCATAGTTTTGCGATTAAGTGTTATAAGTGCATGCTAGAGCATGAGTTGGGACTAACAAAGCAGTCCATGGCTAGCCATAACAGTCAAAATAGGGAGCGGCTATGAACGCTATTATCATCATCATTGTATTATTTGTTTCGCTGGCTATTTTGGTGCCGTTACTAGAACGCTACCAACATCAGTTAGGGCTCAATAAAATGATGCGCTTTCGCAAGTATATCTTGCCACTCGTTGGCATAAGCTTAGTGGTGCAATTGCTTTATATGTTATTTAGGTAAGGACTTGCGATATAGTAGACATAAAAAAAGCACCCTAAGGTGCTTTTTTTATGTCGATGATTAGTTCATCGCCAGCTGCATTTCTCGCTCTCTAACCAGCTGCGCAAGCAGTGTATCGGCTACTGGTTTGAACTTGGCTAATTCGCCAGCGGGAAGCGGCTCAGATTTTGGCAGTTCAACGGTACGAGGATTACGATGTACACCGTTTACAAGGAACTCATAGTGTAAGTGGGGGCCGGTAACGCGACCGGTGGCTCCGACAGTGCCAATAAGCTGACCTTGTTTCACTTTTTGGCCATTTTTTACTTTGCGTTTATTTAAGTGCAAGTACTTAGTTACATAGGTATTGCCGTGTTTAATGAACACATAATTACCATTAAAACGGCTGTAACCTGCTTTAATAACTTTGCCGTTACCAGCGGCTACCACGGGCGTACCTGTGCGCGCGGCGTAATCAATACCACGGTGTGGCTTCACCGTTTTAGTTACTGGATGGAGGCGACGCGGATTAAAGCTTGAACTGATGTATTTAAAATTAACTGGCGCTCGTAAGAAGGCTTTTTTCATACTTCGACCTTCAGGCGTGTAGAAGTTACCATCAGTGTGGCGCACTGCGGCATAACGTTCGCCTTGGTTGATAAATTCAGCAGCGATGATTTTCCCTGTGCCAATATACTCGCCGTCAACGTGGTGTGTTTCATACAGCAAGCTAAACTGATCGCCTTTACGCAGATCATTGGCAAAATCCACGTCCCAGCCAAAGATGGTGGCAAAGTTCATAATTTGCTTCTCACTTAGCCCTGCCGAGATACCGGCTGTCCATAGGCTGCCATTGACTGTACCAGACGCTGTTTTAGTGAGGGTTTCAATTTCTTTGGAGTCGATAGAGGTGTCGTAGCGTCCCTCTTCGTTAAGCGTAACAAACAAGGTGTCGGTTTTGCTCAGTACATATTTGAGCTGCTGCAACTCACCCTTGTCGTTTTTTGCAAAACTTAACACTTCACCTGGGTGAATTTTGGTTAGTTTTTTCGTTTCTTCATTGGTATTAACCAATTTATACAAGGTTTGCGCGGAGAAGCCTGCACGTTTAAAAATCAGGGCAAGGTTGTCACCGTTACGTACTTGGTAATCGGTGTGCTCATAGGTTGGTAAAGTCTGAGCTTGCTCGGGGGAGTTCAAATCGGTGATTTGTTCGTCTTCCTCAAGCTTAACTTGAAGCTCGTAACGCTTACCCACCTCCAATGGCTTTGCGTCGTT
This window harbors:
- a CDS encoding peptidoglycan DD-metalloendopeptidase family protein, with the translated sequence MVNVVHKLPKKHKLLIVGFLVTIIALMLIPTERATASKDNDAKPLEVGKRYELQVKLEEDEQITDLNSPEQAQTLPTYEHTDYQVRNGDNLALIFKRAGFSAQTLYKLVNTNEETKKLTKIHPGEVLSFAKNDKGELQQLKYVLSKTDTLFVTLNEEGRYDTSIDSKEIETLTKTASGTVNGSLWTAGISAGLSEKQIMNFATIFGWDVDFANDLRKGDQFSLLYETHHVDGEYIGTGKIIAAEFINQGERYAAVRHTDGNFYTPEGRSMKKAFLRAPVNFKYISSSFNPRRLHPVTKTVKPHRGIDYAARTGTPVVAAGNGKVIKAGYSRFNGNYVFIKHGNTYVTKYLHLNKRKVKNGQKVKQGQLIGTVGATGRVTGPHLHYEFLVNGVHRNPRTVELPKSEPLPAGELAKFKPVADTLLAQLVREREMQLAMN